A single genomic interval of Picosynechococcus sp. PCC 7003 harbors:
- a CDS encoding ABC transporter substrate-binding protein, with product MKKNKSFQFSKLFRLQRFWAFVAAIAFTLTLPSVLTACNPQASNATGAGDNQIVISVLSDPKTFNPALSAESPSIFGLTYEGLVSENPVTGETEPRLAESWEFSEDQLSLTFTLRDNLQWSDGEPLTVDDVVFSYNQIYLNEKIPTNSRDGLRVGIAGTLPTVEKVGDRQVKFTITEPFAPFLNNTALEILPEHVLRESVEQTDSEGNPLFLGTWGVSTPPQDLVSSGPYQLINYAVGQRLIFQPNPYYWQTPKPYVDQIVWQIVPNTDTTLLQFRSGDLDVTGVSPDYFSLLKREEDRGEFTIYNGGEAYGTSFISFNLNTGKRDGKPLVDPIKSKWFNNLKFRQAVAYGIDRQRMVNNIYRGLGEVQHSPISVQSPFYNDQVQTYDYDPDRAKALLEEAGFSHNAQGQLIDADNNPVRFSLITNAGNKIREAMATQIEQDLEALGMQVDYSPIGFNILVDKLSNSLDWDCFLLGLTGGNEPNGGANVWFPDGNLHMFNQAARPGTTPLTDRVINDWEQEIADLYIQGAQELDLDKRKEIYAKTQELAAEYLPFIHLVNNYSLAAVRDKIEGVQHSALGGPLWNLEDLTIAAEIKE from the coding sequence ATGAAGAAGAATAAATCATTTCAATTCTCTAAATTATTTCGGTTACAGCGGTTTTGGGCATTTGTGGCGGCGATCGCCTTTACCTTAACTCTGCCCTCTGTCCTCACCGCCTGTAATCCCCAAGCCAGTAACGCCACGGGGGCAGGGGACAACCAAATTGTGATCAGCGTCCTCAGTGACCCAAAAACCTTTAACCCGGCCCTCTCGGCAGAGTCACCCAGTATTTTTGGTCTTACCTACGAAGGCTTAGTTTCCGAAAATCCCGTCACTGGAGAAACGGAGCCCCGGCTTGCCGAATCCTGGGAATTTTCCGAAGATCAACTCAGCTTGACCTTTACCCTGCGGGACAATCTGCAATGGTCTGACGGGGAACCCCTCACCGTTGATGATGTTGTCTTTAGCTATAACCAGATTTATCTCAACGAAAAAATCCCCACCAATTCCCGTGATGGCCTGCGGGTGGGCATTGCCGGGACTTTACCGACGGTGGAAAAAGTAGGCGATCGCCAAGTGAAATTCACGATCACCGAACCCTTTGCGCCTTTCCTCAACAATACAGCCCTGGAAATTCTGCCAGAACATGTCCTCCGCGAAAGCGTTGAGCAGACCGACAGCGAAGGCAATCCCCTCTTTTTGGGTACCTGGGGCGTCAGCACGCCACCGCAAGATTTAGTTTCCAGCGGCCCTTACCAGTTGATTAACTATGCCGTGGGCCAGCGCTTAATCTTTCAGCCCAATCCCTACTACTGGCAAACCCCCAAACCCTACGTGGATCAAATCGTTTGGCAAATTGTCCCCAACACCGACACCACCTTGCTGCAATTCCGGTCTGGTGACTTGGATGTTACAGGGGTCAGCCCAGATTATTTTTCGCTCCTGAAACGGGAAGAAGATCGGGGCGAATTTACCATCTACAACGGCGGTGAAGCCTACGGCACGAGTTTTATTTCCTTTAATCTCAATACCGGGAAGCGGGACGGTAAACCCCTCGTCGATCCCATTAAGTCGAAATGGTTTAACAATCTGAAGTTTCGCCAGGCTGTGGCCTATGGCATTGATCGCCAGCGCATGGTGAATAATATTTACCGAGGTTTAGGGGAAGTGCAACATTCGCCGATTTCAGTGCAATCTCCCTTCTACAACGACCAGGTGCAAACCTACGATTACGACCCGGACAGGGCCAAGGCGCTCCTCGAAGAGGCGGGCTTTTCCCACAACGCCCAGGGGCAATTAATTGATGCCGACAATAATCCGGTGCGTTTTTCTTTGATTACCAATGCGGGCAACAAAATCCGTGAGGCGATGGCCACCCAAATTGAGCAGGATCTCGAAGCCCTGGGGATGCAGGTGGACTATAGCCCGATTGGTTTTAATATCCTCGTCGATAAGTTGAGCAATTCCCTCGATTGGGATTGTTTCTTGTTGGGTTTAACAGGAGGAAATGAGCCTAATGGTGGTGCCAATGTGTGGTTTCCCGACGGTAATTTGCATATGTTTAACCAAGCAGCACGGCCAGGTACCACACCTCTGACCGACCGGGTGATCAATGATTGGGAACAGGAAATTGCGGATCTCTACATCCAAGGGGCCCAGGAGCTGGATCTCGACAAACGTAAGGAGATTTATGCTAAAACCCAAGAACTCGCAGCGGAATATTTGCCGTTTATCCATCTGGTGAACAATTATTCCCTCGCGGCGGTGCGTGACAAAATTGAAGGGGTGCAACATTCGGCCCTGGGTGGCCCCCTCTGGAACCTTGAAGACTTAACGATTGCGGCTGAAATTAAGGAGTAA
- a CDS encoding glucosyl-3-phosphoglycerate synthase gives MDFCQEFITTIHDLDADLDYLEKRLMNLREICPMALLIPSLYEELQRPALTRIKEHLKGCAYIQTVNVCLHAETVEQYHHAVMFFSELPQKVNVIWTNGARIRGILEKLAHQNLNLLDYMGKGWAVWLGLGLASLDARAIALHDADIVTFDRSLVAKLFYPIVEPEFGIAYNKAYYTRLGLENRAMNGRVVRLFVAPLLATLEDVLGRNAYLHYLKSYRYPLAGEFAMTADLALNLRVPCDWGIEVGLLAEVYRNVAPKRVAQVDLGFFDHKHKAVGNNPQEGLQKMCTEILSSILRTLTETESIVFSEGHQIALQVKFRRVAQDMIRQYFVDATCNGIPYDRHREEMTVESFEQIIPLAFDKYMHEPAVYRIPDWTRALAVMPDLREQLMAAVEADMAEVQLEATMQRSEIPPLEMV, from the coding sequence ATGGACTTTTGCCAAGAATTCATCACCACCATCCATGATCTTGATGCCGATCTGGATTACCTCGAAAAACGCCTGATGAATCTTCGTGAAATTTGCCCCATGGCGTTACTCATTCCTTCCCTTTACGAAGAGCTACAACGGCCTGCCCTCACCCGGATCAAAGAACATTTAAAAGGCTGTGCCTACATCCAAACGGTCAATGTTTGTCTCCACGCCGAAACCGTCGAACAATATCACCATGCCGTGATGTTTTTTAGCGAATTGCCCCAAAAAGTCAACGTCATTTGGACGAATGGGGCCCGGATTCGCGGCATTTTAGAAAAGCTGGCCCACCAAAATCTCAATCTCCTTGATTACATGGGCAAGGGTTGGGCAGTATGGCTGGGCCTTGGCCTGGCGTCCCTAGATGCCCGGGCGATCGCCCTCCATGACGCCGACATTGTCACCTTTGACCGTTCCCTGGTGGCCAAGCTGTTTTATCCCATCGTGGAGCCAGAATTTGGCATTGCCTATAACAAAGCCTATTACACCCGTCTCGGTCTCGAAAACCGAGCGATGAATGGCCGGGTTGTGCGCCTCTTTGTTGCGCCTCTGTTGGCAACCCTCGAAGATGTCCTGGGACGCAATGCCTATCTCCACTACCTCAAATCCTATCGCTATCCCCTCGCCGGTGAATTTGCCATGACCGCAGATCTGGCTTTAAATCTGCGCGTTCCCTGTGACTGGGGCATTGAGGTGGGGTTATTGGCAGAAGTTTATCGCAATGTAGCGCCGAAACGGGTGGCCCAGGTAGATCTGGGCTTCTTTGACCACAAACACAAAGCGGTAGGCAACAATCCCCAAGAAGGATTACAGAAAATGTGCACCGAAATTTTGTCTTCGATCCTGCGCACCCTGACAGAAACAGAGTCGATTGTTTTCTCTGAAGGGCACCAAATCGCGCTCCAGGTGAAGTTCCGCCGTGTGGCCCAGGATATGATCCGTCAATATTTTGTTGATGCGACCTGTAACGGTATTCCCTATGACCGCCACCGGGAAGAAATGACCGTCGAAAGCTTTGAACAAATCATTCCCTTGGCCTTTGATAAATATATGCACGAGCCGGCTGTGTACCGCATTCCCGATTGGACCAGGGCCTTGGCTGTGATGCCCGACCTCCGGGAGCAACTGATGGCAGCAGTAGAGGCGGATATGGCAGAAGTGCAGTTAGAGGCCACCATGCAGCGTTCGGAAATTCCCCCTTTAGAGATGGTTTAA